One genomic segment of Bacillota bacterium includes these proteins:
- a CDS encoding copper-translocating P-type ATPase produces the protein MEVSIMEKIEISISGMSCASCAVRIEKALKELPGVRSAAVNFATERATVLYQPELVSISAIEEQIRSAGYDVISQGEDKAIIEDREKIEHEKEMKALRLRLYVSIVLTAIIFAGSMREWVPWIPKFFSDRRLLFLLATPVQFWVGWRFYHGAYAALVHGSSDMNVLVAIGTTAAYLYSVVATFAPGLLKVGATGATHVYYDTSATIITLILVGRYLEAMARGKASEAMRKLLSLSAKTAHVVRGGQEVEIPSEELEVGDIVIVKPGEKIPVDGVIIEGHSSVDESMLTGESIPRDKGVGDEVVGATINKTGTFKFKATKVGRDTVLSQIVKLVEQAQGSKAPIQRLADRVAGIFVPAVVSIAVATFLAWYFFGPAPRLSFALLSFVSVLIIACPCALGLATPTAIMVGTGKGAEFGVLFKGGEHLERAHRINALIFDKTGTLTTGKPEVMDFELVSEGGPMTNEAAPAGGHMGGPAAGRERKVLQLVAAVEKASEHPLAQAVVAKAEAEGLSLPRVTDFEAIPGYGVKATVEGKKVLVGSEKFLEKEGVDARALSARAMEFSQQGKTPVLAAIEGKPAAVVAIADGIKPGSREAVDMLHKMGIEVAMLTGDNRRTAEAIASSLGIDRVLAEVLPQDKALEVRRLQQEGKVVGMVGDGINDAPALAQADVGIAIGTGTDIAMEAADITLMGGDLKGVVTAIELSRRTMSTIKQNLFWAFAYNSAGIPIAAGVLYPFTGILLNPMIAALAMALSSVSVVTNSLRLRGFRRR, from the coding sequence ATGGAGGTAAGTATTATGGAAAAGATTGAAATATCAATTTCGGGAATGAGCTGCGCTTCATGCGCCGTGCGCATCGAGAAAGCCCTCAAGGAGCTGCCGGGGGTAAGGTCAGCTGCGGTAAATTTCGCCACAGAAAGGGCGACAGTTTTGTACCAACCCGAGCTCGTTTCCATATCTGCCATTGAAGAACAGATCAGGAGCGCAGGTTATGATGTCATAAGTCAGGGCGAGGACAAGGCTATTATCGAGGATCGGGAAAAAATAGAGCACGAAAAAGAGATGAAAGCCCTGAGACTCCGGCTGTATGTCAGCATCGTCCTCACGGCTATCATCTTTGCCGGGTCCATGCGTGAATGGGTACCATGGATCCCCAAGTTTTTTTCTGACAGGCGGCTCCTGTTCTTGCTTGCCACACCAGTGCAATTCTGGGTTGGATGGCGGTTTTATCATGGGGCTTATGCCGCGCTCGTTCATGGCTCTTCTGATATGAATGTACTAGTGGCCATTGGCACGACAGCGGCTTATCTTTACAGCGTGGTCGCCACTTTTGCCCCTGGCCTGCTCAAAGTAGGCGCTACTGGAGCGACGCATGTATATTACGATACGTCAGCGACGATCATAACGCTCATACTTGTAGGACGTTATCTTGAGGCCATGGCAAGAGGAAAAGCTTCTGAGGCGATGCGAAAGCTCCTCAGTCTTTCTGCAAAGACTGCTCATGTCGTGCGAGGCGGGCAGGAGGTGGAGATCCCATCGGAGGAACTGGAAGTCGGGGATATTGTGATAGTGAAGCCTGGAGAAAAGATCCCGGTAGACGGCGTGATCATCGAGGGGCATTCATCTGTGGATGAATCAATGCTGACAGGAGAAAGTATCCCCAGAGACAAGGGAGTGGGCGACGAAGTTGTAGGCGCCACCATCAATAAGACGGGCACATTCAAATTCAAGGCCACAAAGGTGGGGAGGGATACGGTCCTGTCTCAAATAGTCAAGTTGGTGGAGCAAGCCCAGGGGTCAAAAGCTCCGATACAAAGATTAGCAGACAGGGTTGCGGGGATCTTCGTGCCAGCAGTTGTATCCATCGCTGTTGCTACCTTTCTGGCATGGTACTTTTTTGGGCCTGCGCCCAGGTTGAGCTTTGCTCTTCTTAGTTTTGTGTCTGTGCTGATAATAGCCTGCCCATGTGCCCTTGGCCTTGCTACCCCTACAGCTATAATGGTGGGCACCGGCAAAGGGGCGGAATTCGGCGTCTTGTTCAAAGGAGGAGAACATCTCGAAAGAGCACATCGAATCAATGCCCTTATCTTCGATAAGACTGGGACTCTGACGACAGGGAAGCCGGAAGTCATGGATTTCGAACTGGTATCTGAAGGTGGTCCAATGACAAATGAAGCGGCGCCGGCTGGTGGGCATATGGGAGGCCCAGCCGCAGGCCGGGAACGAAAGGTCCTGCAGCTTGTGGCGGCGGTGGAGAAGGCGTCCGAACACCCGCTGGCGCAGGCGGTGGTAGCGAAGGCAGAGGCTGAAGGACTCTCTCTGCCCAGAGTGACTGATTTTGAGGCCATTCCTGGATATGGAGTGAAGGCCACGGTCGAAGGGAAAAAGGTCCTGGTTGGAAGTGAGAAGTTTTTGGAAAAGGAAGGCGTAGATGCTCGGGCATTGTCCGCCAGAGCTATGGAATTCTCCCAGCAGGGGAAGACTCCAGTGCTTGCGGCAATAGAAGGCAAACCGGCAGCGGTAGTGGCCATTGCTGATGGGATCAAACCCGGCAGTCGTGAGGCTGTGGACATGCTGCACAAAATGGGGATAGAGGTAGCCATGCTGACCGGGGATAACAGGAGGACAGCGGAAGCCATTGCCTCAAGCTTAGGAATTGACCGGGTGCTTGCTGAGGTGCTCCCGCAGGATAAGGCTCTCGAAGTCAGGCGGCTTCAACAAGAGGGCAAGGTCGTCGGTATGGTCGGCGATGGGATAAACGATGCTCCAGCCCTGGCTCAGGCAGATGTGGGGATCGCAATCGGAACAGGCACGGACATAGCCATGGAGGCTGCGGACATAACATTGATGGGGGGCGACCTCAAAGGCGTTGTCACGGCCATCGAGCTCAGCCGGCGCACCATGTCTACAATCAAACAGAATCTCTTTTGGGCCTTTGCATACAATTCGGCAGGTATTCCTATTGCAGCGGGAGTCCTTTATCCTTTCACTGGAATCTTGTTGAATCCCATGATAGCAGCGCTTGCCATGGCATTGAGTTCTGTTTCAGTAGTGACGAATAGCCTGAGGTTGAGAGGGTTCCGCAGGAGGTGA